Proteins encoded together in one bacterium window:
- a CDS encoding ABC transporter ATP-binding protein, translating into MSGGILSSSGTARSADTAVAAESATLAFGARRLWENLTFAVPRGEFLVVLGPNGAGKTSLLRVLLGLQPLTSGAVRLAGRAPRRGDPNVGYVAQYRAIDPDLPVLGRDLVGFGLDGHRWGPPIRTPESGARIDEALDLVGARPYADTPVGRLSGGEQQRLRVAQALVARPALLLCDEPLQSLDLYYQRAVVELISDWNRRRGATVVFVTHDINPVLPFSDRVLLLAAHRWALGPVDDVLSAQTLSRLYDAPVEVLRHAGRLVILGADLGAHAHEDEPAHRLAGARNRA; encoded by the coding sequence ATGAGCGGCGGGATCCTCTCGAGCAGCGGCACGGCGCGGAGCGCCGACACGGCGGTGGCCGCCGAATCCGCGACGCTGGCGTTCGGCGCGCGCCGGCTCTGGGAGAACCTCACCTTCGCCGTCCCGCGCGGCGAGTTTCTCGTCGTGCTCGGGCCCAACGGCGCCGGCAAGACCTCCCTGCTCCGTGTCCTGCTCGGCCTGCAGCCGCTGACGTCCGGCGCGGTGCGCCTCGCCGGGCGCGCGCCGCGGCGCGGAGATCCGAACGTGGGATACGTGGCCCAGTACCGCGCGATCGATCCGGACCTGCCGGTGCTGGGCCGCGATCTCGTCGGCTTCGGCCTCGACGGACACCGCTGGGGCCCGCCGATCAGGACCCCGGAATCCGGCGCCCGCATCGACGAGGCGCTCGACCTCGTCGGCGCCCGACCGTACGCGGACACGCCGGTCGGGCGCCTGTCGGGCGGCGAGCAGCAGCGCCTCCGAGTCGCCCAGGCGCTCGTCGCGAGGCCGGCGCTGCTGCTGTGCGACGAGCCGCTGCAGAGTCTGGACCTCTACTATCAGCGCGCGGTGGTCGAGCTGATCTCGGACTGGAACCGTCGCCGCGGAGCGACGGTCGTCTTCGTCACGCACGACATCAATCCGGTCCTGCCCTTCTCCGACCGCGTCCTGCTGCTGGCGGCGCACCGATGGGCGCTGGGACCGGTCGACGACGTGCTGTCCGCGCAGACCCTCAGCCGGCTGTACGATGCGCCCGTTGAAGTATTGCGACACGCCGGGCGCCTCGTGATCCTCGGGGCCGACCTCGGCGCCCACGCGCACGAAGACGAACCCGCGCACCGGCTCGCGGGCGCCCGCAACCGCGCATGA
- a CDS encoding zinc ABC transporter substrate-binding protein, whose amino-acid sequence MTPSFGRRAVLAGAAAAAIALLGRRAGRPWVDAAQAAPAKITVVAAENFYGDVIAQIAGGRASVTSIISDPIADPHEYASSVRDMAAIGRARLVVINGLGYDGFMPKLLKATPNSTREVLDVSRITGKKAGDNWHIWYDPAIMPKFARAFTDFFVRVDPAGAQSYRSRLLRFDAAYRPVRTEIAAIRAKFAGAPIGATEPIFENMAVALGMETLTSREFQKAVEEGEDPPARAIAEMQDQLHLHEIKVLVYNVQTVSRVTERIRKDAARLGVPVVGVSETLPPGLTYQNWMIKQLNEIERALSRER is encoded by the coding sequence GTGACACCCTCGTTCGGGAGACGCGCGGTACTGGCCGGCGCCGCCGCCGCGGCGATCGCGCTGCTCGGCCGCAGGGCCGGACGGCCGTGGGTCGATGCCGCTCAGGCGGCCCCGGCGAAGATTACGGTCGTCGCCGCCGAGAACTTCTACGGAGACGTCATCGCCCAGATCGCCGGCGGCCGCGCGTCCGTAACGAGCATCATCAGCGATCCAATCGCGGACCCGCACGAGTATGCGAGCAGCGTGCGCGACATGGCCGCGATCGGCCGGGCGCGGCTCGTCGTGATCAACGGCCTCGGATACGACGGCTTCATGCCCAAGCTGCTCAAGGCCACGCCGAATTCGACGCGCGAGGTGCTGGACGTCTCCCGGATCACCGGCAAGAAAGCGGGCGACAACTGGCACATCTGGTACGATCCGGCGATCATGCCCAAGTTCGCGCGCGCCTTCACCGACTTCTTCGTGCGTGTCGACCCCGCGGGCGCCCAATCGTACCGAAGCCGGCTGCTGCGCTTCGACGCCGCCTACAGGCCCGTTCGGACCGAGATCGCGGCGATCCGCGCCAAGTTTGCGGGCGCGCCGATCGGGGCGACGGAGCCGATTTTCGAGAACATGGCGGTCGCGCTCGGCATGGAGACCCTCACGTCGCGGGAGTTCCAGAAAGCCGTGGAAGAAGGCGAAGATCCCCCGGCCCGCGCGATCGCGGAGATGCAGGATCAACTCCACCTCCACGAGATCAAGGTGCTCGTCTACAACGTCCAGACGGTCAGCAGGGTGACGGAGCGGATCCGGAAGGACGCGGCCCGCCTCGGCGTGCCGGTCGTCGGTGTGTCGGAGACGCTGCCGCCGGGGCTCACCTATCAGAACTGGATGATCAAACAGCTGAACGAGATCGAGCGGGCCCTGAGCAGGGAACGATGA